Proteins encoded by one window of Bacteroidia bacterium:
- a CDS encoding T9SS type A sorting domain-containing protein: MKKCILIFSLLISNYVFNYVFAQSFSEWNLVQVFGNGSVKAKQATYDMYQRYIYVIGDFKNTLVIGKDTLISKGGTDIFIAKFDTLLNPQWAFGFGSTEDDHAAGINTTGPGLLFVAFNFQGTCTVKSYTLSSAGSFDIGLMRLKANGDILAIKRHGGTDEDWINAISKNSLFQGTGYFKGTTQLGSTTLNSAGGKDIFVFTANAALDITIARRHGGTGDDEGLCINSIYFFGGYFTQTASIDTFTLVSAGGRDGFIYQDFYGKRVFHFKGTGDDACTDINGVYFTGHFEQNMQVVSPITNFNLVAKGKKDVFVGKITDLSPIYIQQAIAVGSKEDDSLAKLHSLGNYGDYLYLSFIAKDTVHTPDFLCDVNYPNAVLLNLFVEDGGINFVRHRKIFSGSRSEIVSIIPTAKHILYVAGNFENNVWLNSPYIQPNSNAFLVKATNIKSIAQELTYLDANNYKAPIWGDGMLFWDRVDRTLLEIPKDSLPPKTAVFTANLMVGGLTDASKVKCAGWNLYYKPYEQGPITDPNFYDYQKPNALRVWKFNRAEIEYHKQNYNQPGYVIPDNIKSYPGNGNPSFGQAAQLLPYFDKNNNGKYEPEQGEYPIIKGDQAIWSIYCDDMRNMDTSAMKIEVHQLAYVYNCPTDSILQNTLFMERTIYNRSNQTYYQVLVGDFCDPDIGMASDDADGCDSTLHLGYAYNFDNFDETSAGYWNYPPAVGIVILDRDMYAYKSHYKDFSMCTTLPMTYQGVYNVLQGKYTTGAPTYNNGSNGCLNTTGSYITRYQFSGDPETNTGWLFYDAFPSGRDVKFYISTGFYPVLEPNQSIQYNSAYIFARTHQLGKNRNSVTILKNYAANIRYRYQNNLLQPCTQYSVITDEVKPIVYEVYPNPIQDILNVEIHSPSLEQGVQITIMDMLGKPQLTYFTTQTYSTLSMGNLSKGLYIIQIQDKKQVVYTKVIKQ; this comes from the coding sequence ATGAAAAAATGCATCCTAATCTTTTCACTGCTCATTTCTAACTATGTATTTAATTATGTATTTGCTCAAAGTTTTTCAGAATGGAATTTAGTCCAAGTATTTGGAAACGGCAGCGTGAAAGCAAAGCAGGCTACATACGATATGTATCAAAGGTACATTTACGTTATTGGAGATTTCAAAAATACACTTGTCATAGGCAAAGATACTTTAATTAGCAAGGGAGGGACAGACATCTTTATTGCTAAATTTGATACTTTGCTCAATCCGCAGTGGGCTTTTGGTTTTGGGAGTACCGAAGATGATCATGCAGCAGGTATCAATACCACAGGTCCTGGTTTACTTTTTGTGGCTTTTAATTTTCAAGGTACTTGTACAGTAAAGAGCTATACCTTATCAAGTGCAGGCAGTTTTGATATTGGTTTGATGAGATTGAAGGCAAATGGAGATATTTTAGCTATCAAGCGGCATGGTGGTACTGATGAGGATTGGATAAACGCCATTTCTAAAAATTCATTATTTCAAGGTACGGGATATTTCAAGGGAACTACCCAACTAGGTAGTACTACGCTTAACAGTGCTGGCGGAAAAGATATCTTTGTTTTTACTGCTAATGCTGCATTAGATATAACTATCGCAAGGCGACATGGTGGTACAGGTGATGATGAAGGCTTATGTATCAATAGCATTTATTTTTTTGGCGGATATTTCACCCAAACGGCAAGTATAGATACCTTTACATTAGTCAGTGCAGGGGGTAGAGATGGCTTTATTTATCAAGACTTCTACGGTAAAAGAGTTTTTCATTTCAAAGGCACTGGAGATGATGCTTGTACAGACATTAACGGAGTATACTTTACAGGTCATTTTGAACAAAATATGCAAGTCGTATCTCCAATAACTAATTTTAATCTTGTTGCCAAAGGAAAGAAAGATGTGTTCGTAGGTAAAATAACCGATTTATCTCCTATCTACATTCAGCAAGCAATTGCAGTAGGCAGTAAAGAGGACGATAGTTTAGCCAAACTTCACAGCTTAGGAAATTACGGTGACTATTTGTATTTAAGTTTTATTGCCAAAGATACTGTACATACACCAGATTTTTTATGTGATGTGAACTATCCTAATGCAGTTCTGCTAAATCTTTTTGTAGAAGATGGAGGCATCAATTTCGTAAGACACAGAAAGATATTCAGCGGTTCAAGGTCAGAAATAGTTTCTATCATTCCGACAGCTAAGCATATTCTGTATGTAGCAGGTAACTTTGAAAACAACGTATGGCTCAATTCACCTTACATTCAACCGAACTCTAATGCGTTTTTAGTCAAGGCTACGAATATCAAAAGCATTGCACAAGAGTTAACCTACCTGGATGCCAACAATTACAAAGCACCTATATGGGGGGATGGAATGCTATTTTGGGACAGAGTAGATAGGACACTTTTAGAAATTCCAAAAGATAGCCTTCCCCCTAAAACAGCAGTATTTACAGCAAATCTAATGGTTGGAGGTTTGACAGATGCATCAAAAGTTAAATGTGCAGGTTGGAACTTGTACTATAAACCTTACGAACAAGGACCGATTACAGATCCTAATTTTTATGACTATCAAAAACCTAATGCACTGCGCGTATGGAAGTTCAACCGTGCTGAAATTGAATACCACAAGCAAAACTACAATCAGCCTGGGTATGTTATCCCTGATAACATAAAGTCTTACCCAGGCAATGGAAACCCCAGCTTTGGACAAGCTGCCCAACTTTTACCTTATTTTGATAAAAATAACAACGGCAAGTACGAACCTGAACAAGGCGAGTATCCTATTATCAAAGGTGACCAAGCTATTTGGTCAATTTACTGTGATGATATGCGAAATATGGACACTAGCGCCATGAAAATTGAAGTGCATCAATTAGCTTATGTCTACAACTGCCCTACGGATAGCATTTTACAAAACACATTATTCATGGAGCGAACTATTTACAATCGTTCTAATCAAACTTATTACCAAGTGTTAGTTGGTGATTTTTGCGACCCAGATATAGGGATGGCTTCAGATGATGCTGATGGATGCGACTCTACTTTACACTTAGGCTATGCCTACAACTTTGATAACTTTGATGAAACTTCCGCTGGATATTGGAATTATCCCCCTGCGGTAGGAATTGTTATTTTAGACAGAGATATGTATGCGTATAAAAGCCATTACAAAGATTTCAGTATGTGTACTACACTGCCTATGACTTACCAAGGTGTGTATAATGTGCTTCAAGGAAAGTATACCACAGGTGCCCCCACATATAATAATGGTTCTAATGGATGTCTTAATACTACAGGTTCATATATTACTCGGTATCAATTTTCAGGAGACCCCGAAACGAATACAGGTTGGCTTTTTTATGATGCATTTCCCTCTGGAAGAGATGTTAAGTTTTATATCTCTACGGGCTTTTATCCTGTTTTAGAACCTAACCAATCCATACAGTATAATAGCGCATATATTTTTGCACGTACTCATCAGCTCGGCAAAAATAGAAACAGTGTAACTATACTTAAAAACTATGCTGCAAACATAAGATATCGCTATCAAAATAATTTACT